Proteins encoded by one window of Sorex araneus isolate mSorAra2 chromosome 3, mSorAra2.pri, whole genome shotgun sequence:
- the XYLT2 gene encoding xylosyltransferase 2, whose protein sequence is MVASARVQKLVRRYKLAIATALAILLLQGLVVWSFSGLEEDEPGEKGRQRKPRPLDTGEGSKDTDSSAGRRGSAGRRHGRWRARAESPGVPVAKVVRAVTSRHRASWRVPPAQPPEAPHRQNLSGAAAGEALGGAAGFPPHGDTGSVEGAPQPTDNGFTPKCEIVGKDALSALARASSKQCQQEIANVVCLHQAGSLMPKTVPRHCQLPGKMSPGIQWDESRAQQPLAGARVRIAYMLVVHGRAVRQLKRLLKAVYHAQHFFYIHVDKRSNYLHREVVALAQQYDNVRVTPWRMVTIWGGASLLRMYLRSMRDLLEVPGWAWDFFINLSATDYPTRTNEELVAFLSKNRDKNFLKSHGRDNSRFIKKQGLDRLFHECDSHMWRLGERQIPAGIVVDGGSDWFVLTRSFVEYVVYTDDPLVAQLRQFYTYTLLPAESFFHTVLENSPACESLVDNNLRVTNWNRKLGCKCQYKHIVDWCGCSPNDFKPQDILRLQQVSRPTFFARKFESTVNQEVLEILDSHLYGSYPPDTPALRAYWENVHDAADGAGALSDVALTAYTAFARLGLRQAATAAPPQAAPRCRFEPRGLPSSVHLYFYDDHFQGYLVTQAAQPAAQGPAETLEMWLMPQGSLKLLRRSDQASRLQSLEVGTEWDPKERLFRNFGGLLGPLDEPVAMQRWARGPNLTVTVVWIDPTYVVATSYDIAVNADTEVTQYKPPLSRPLRPGAWTVRLLQFWEPLGEIRFLVLPLTFNRKLPLRKDDASWLHAGPPRNEYMEQSFQGLRSVLNLPQPGPAEEAARRHAQLTGPALEAWTDGALGDFWSVAGLCATGPSACPSLRLCRQTSWSSLFPDPKSELGPVKADGRLR, encoded by the exons AAAGGAAGGCAGAGGAAGCCACGGCCGCTGGATACCGGCGAGGGATCCAAAGACACGGACAGttcggcggggcggcggggcagcGCGGGCAGGAGGCACGGGCGCTGGCGGGCCCGTGCCGAGAGCCCAGGAGTGCCCGTGGCCAAAGTGGTTCGGGCGGTAACCAGCCGGCACAGAGCCAGCTGGCGGgtgccccccgcccagccccccgaGGCCCCCCACCGCCAGAACCTCAGCGGGGCCGCCGCAGGGGAGGCGCTGGGTGGGGCCGCCGGCTTCCCTCCGCACGGAGACACAGGGAGTGTGGAGGGCGCCCCCCAGCCCACGGACAATGGTTTCACCCCCAAGTGTGAGATCGTGGGCAAAGATGCACTTTCTGCGCTGGCCCGGGCCAGCTCCAAGCAGTGCCAGCAGGAGATCGCCAACGTGGTGTGCCTGCACCAGGCCGGGAGCCTCATGCCCAAGACAGTGCCCCGCCACTGCCAGCTGCCTG GGAAGATGAGCCCCGGCATCCAGTGGGACGAGAGCCGGGCCCAGCAGCCCCTGGCCGGCGCCCGGGTTCGCATTGCTTACATGCTGGTGGTGCACGGCCGGGCTGTGCGCCAGCTGAAGCGGCTCCTCAAGGCCGTGTACCACGCGCAGCACTTCTTCTACATCCACGTGGACAAG CGCTCCAACTACCTGCATCGCGAGGTGGTGGCGCTGGCCCAGCAGTACGACAACGTGCGGGTCACCCCCTGGCGCATGGTCACCATCTGGGGCGGGGCCAGCCTGCTGAGGATGTACCTGCGGAGCATGCGGGACCTGCTGGAGGTGCCGGGCTGGGCCTGGGACTTCTTCATCAACCTCAGCGCCACCGACTACCCAACCAG GACCAATGAGGAGCTGGTGGCTTTCCTGTCGAAGAACCGAGACAAGAATTTCCTCAAGTCCCATGGCCGGGACAACTCTAg GTTTATCAAGAAGCAGGGCCTGGACCGTCTGTTCCATGAGTGTGACTCACACATGTGGCGCCTGGGTGAGCGGCAGATCCCAGCGGGCATCGTGGTGGATGGTGGCTCCGACTGGTTTGTGCTCACGCGCAGCTTTGTGGAGTACGTGGTGTACACGGACGACCCGCTCGTGGCCCAGCTGCGCCAGTTCTACACGTACACACTACTCCCTGCCGAG tCCTTCTTCCACACCGTGCTGGAGAACAGCCCTGCCTGCGAGAGCCTCGTGGACAATAACCTGCGGGTCACCAACTGGAACCGCAAGCTGGGCTGCAAGTGCCAGTACAAGCACATCGTGGACTGGTGCGGCTGCTCCCCCAACGACTTTAAGCCACAGGACATCCTCCGGCTGCAg CAAGTCTCCAGACCCACCTTCTTTGCCCGGAAGTTCGAGTCCACCGTGAACCAGGAGGTGCTGGAGATCCTGGACTCGCACCTGTACGGCAGCTACCCGCCCGACACGCCGGCGCTCAGGGCCTACTGGGAGAACGTGCACGATGCGGCCGACGGCGCGGGCGCGCTCAGCGATGTGGCACTCACCGCCTACACGGCCTTCGCCCGCCTGGGCCTGCGCCAGGCGGCAACGGCCGCGCCCCCGCAGGCTGCGCCCCGCTGCAG GTTTGAGCCCAGGGGCTTGCCGTCCAGCGTGCACCTGTATTTCTATGACGACCATTTCCAGGGCTACCTGGTGACGCAGGCGGCGCAGCCCGCAGCGCAAGGGCCGGCAGAGACGCTGGAGATGTGGCTGATGCCGCAGGGGTCGCTGAAGCTGTTGAGGCGGAGTGACCAGGCCAGCCGGCTGCAGAGTTTGGAG GTCGGCACCGAGTGGGACCCCAAAGAGCGCCTTTTCCGGAACTTTGGGGGGTTGCTGGGGCCTCTGGATGAGCCTGTGGCCATGCAGCGCTGGGCCCGAGGCCCCAACCTCACCGTCACTGTGGTGTGGATCGACCCCACCTACGTGGTGGCCACGTCTTACGACATTGCTGTGAACGCGGACACCGAGGTCACTCAGTACAAGCCGCCGCTGAGCCGGCCCCTGCGGCCCGGGGCCTGGACTGTCCGTCTGCTCCAGTTCTGGGAACCGCTGGGCGAGATCCGCTTCCTTGTGCTGCCCCTGACCTTCAACCGCAAACTACCTCTCAGGAAAG ATGACGCCAGCTGGCTGCACGCCGGGCCCCCCCGCAACGAGTACATGGAGCAGAGTTTCCAGGGCCTGCGCAGCGTCCTGAACCTGCCGCAGCCGGGGCCCGCCGAGGAGGCCGCCCGCCGGCACGCGCAGCTCACGGGCCCGGCGCTCGAGGCCTGGACAGACGGGGCCCTGGGGGACTTCTGGTCTGTGGCCGGACTGTGCGCCACGGGCCCCTCCGCCTGCCCCTCCCTGCGGCTCTGCCGGCAGACCAGCTGGAGCTCCCTGTTCCCCGACCCCAAGTCAGAGCTGGGGCCTGTCAAAGCGGACGGTCGCCTCAGGTAG